A window from Rhodothermales bacterium encodes these proteins:
- a CDS encoding four helix bundle protein encodes GNQWVRAIDSVAANLSEGFGRFHFKENKQFCFYARGSLFESQTWLVKAHSRQLIDDATFLKLQRAHTRLIFILNRYIQSIGSTHSP; translated from the coding sequence TTGGCAACCAATGGGTCAGAGCAATTGATTCCGTGGCGGCAAACCTCAGTGAAGGATTTGGTCGTTTCCACTTTAAGGAGAATAAACAGTTCTGTTTCTACGCCCGAGGCTCTCTCTTTGAATCTCAAACCTGGTTAGTCAAAGCTCATTCTCGTCAGCTCATTGACGACGCGACCTTCCTCAAGCTTCAACGAGCGCACACGCGCCTGATCTTCATCCTCAATAGGTATATCCAGTCAATTGGCTCCACCCACAGCCCCTGA